In a genomic window of Schistocerca gregaria isolate iqSchGreg1 chromosome 5, iqSchGreg1.2, whole genome shotgun sequence:
- the LOC126273065 gene encoding allergen Tha p 1-like, translating into MNGHVALLLCASLALVAAAEEKYPATFDSLDLKALLSDETRVQDAIRCLLEEGDAACRPAGKALKDVLPEIVRTDCAKCTETQHKKIGGFFGEISHRHPDLMKKLLDKYDPSGEYRKKYAKSWAEHSIHH; encoded by the exons ATGAACGGTCACGTAGCTCTGCTCCTCTGCGCCTCCTTGGCGCTCGTCGCGGCCGCCGAG GAGAAGTACCCGGCCACGTTCGACAGCCTGGACCTGAAGGCGCTGCTGTCGGATGAAACTCGAGTCCAGGATGCGATACGCTGCCTGCTGGAAGAAGGCGACGCAGCGTGCAGACCCGCCGGGAAGGCGCTCAAGG ATGTGCTGCCCGAAATAGTGCGTACAGACTGCGCCAAGTGCACTGAGACACAGCACAAGAAGATCGGAGGTTTCTTCGGAGAGATTTCACACCGCCACCCAGACCTCATGAAGAAGCTGCTGGACAAGTACGACCCATCTGGAGAATACAGGAAGAAGTACGCCAAGTCGTGGGCCGAGCACAGCATCCACCACTAA